TCCGAGCAGCTCGGCCAGCCCGGCGTGCCACTGCGGCCCGTGCAGCTCCTCCGGTGTGAACGGGGCGGTCACCATACTGCCGACCCCGACCCGTTCGGCGGCGAACAGCGAACCGGGCAGCAGCGGGGAGAGCCGGGTGTGCACGGGCTGCGGATCGAAGGTCTCCACCGAGACGGCTTCCCTCGCGGCCACATCGACCCGGACGGCCCCGTTGGAGCACAGCGCCACCCCGTCGGTGACGCCGAGCTCATCGAGCACCGGCAACGTACCGAGCATGCTGCGACCGGTGGCGATGACCAGGTGGCTTCCCGAGGAAGCGACCCGCCGCACCGCCCGGCGCACCGGGTCGGACAGCGACTGCGTCTCGGGATCCACCATCGTGCCGTCCACGTCGAGGGCGACAAGACTCGGTTTCCAGCTGGATCTCGTGGTCACAACAGCAGCCTATCCGTTCGGCCCGGTGGCGGGGGTCGGTCGCGAGTCGAATAACACTACGCGAGCACTACTGGGGGCGAAACCCGTGTCACGCGCCGCCGACGCCGTCGCGCACTACCGACAGGGCGTCACGCACTACCGACAGGGCGTTTTCGCAGCGCTTCGACATCGTGCAACGAGTAGGCGGTGTCGGTCAGTCGTTCGGGCACCACCGAGGCACCGGAGTGGATCAGGCCACGGATCGATTCGGCCACCCCGAAGACGTTGACGTTCATGGCGGCGAGCACCCGTTCCGCGCTGTCGAGCCAGCAGGCGACGAACCGCCGGTCGGCCAGTGAGCCACGCACCACCACCCGCTCCTCGACGTCACCGGGTACGAAACCGTGATACTCCATCCCCAGGTCGTACTGGTCGGTGAAGAAGTAGGGCAGCTCGGTGTAGGAGGCCGAGTGCCCCAACATGCTCGCCGCCGCCACGGCGGGTTGTTTCAACGCGTTGGCCCAGTGCTCCACCCGGAGCCCGCCGAGGGACGGATGCCGCACCTCGGCGATGTCACCCACCGCGAGAATGTCCGGATCGCTGCTGTTCAGCCCGGTATCGACCAGCACCCCGTTGTCGATGTCCAGCCCCGCGCTCTCGGCCAGGGTGAGTTCCGGTCGGGCCCCTACAGCGAGCAGTACGGCATCCGCGGGAAGTTCGGATCCGTCGGTGAGCCGCACTCCGGTGACCCCGGAGGGGGTCATGATCTCGGAGACGTGCGAGGAAAGGTGCAGCGTGACGCCGTGCTCGCGGTGCAGGTCGGCGAAGAACTCACCCATCCGCGGCCCGAGCGCTGCCAGCAGGGGCTGGCGTGCCGCTTCGACCACGTGAACCTCCACCCCGTAACCCCGGGCCACGGCGGCCACCTCCAGACCGATCCAGCCCGCACCCACGATCACCAGCCGCCCCACACGCCGTAGCGCGGCGGCGAGCCGATCGGCGTCGCCCAGTCTGCGCAGGCAGTGCACGCCACGGGAATCCGCTCCGGGCAGCGGCAACCTGCGGGGCCGGGATCCGGTGGCGAGCACGAGCTTGTCGTAGCCCAATCGGGTGGAATCGGCCAGTTCGACCTCGTGGCTGCCCGGGTGCAGCCCGGTCGCCCGGGTGCCCAGCCGCAGCTCGACGTCGTTCCGGACGTACCACTCCCTGGGGTGAACGGTGAAGTCGGCCACCTCGGTCCTGCCTGCCAGGTAGTCCTTGGAGAGCGGCGGACGCTCGTAGGGCGGTGCCTCCTCTTCGCAGATCAACTCGATACGACCTGGGAACTCCCGTTCCCGCAGCGCCTCCACGGTCTTCGCGCCTGCCAGGCCACCACCGACCACGACGAATGTCTCGGACATGAGAACTCCCTCCCACCAGGGCGGTTAGGGGGAGGGTAGGCACTGGAAGTCGAGCTCGCTCACCGAACGGCGCGTCGTCCACGGATGGTGGACACCGAACGGTGCCACCCCCGGCGTCGTCGGTGCGGAAGCGCCGGGGATCACTCCGTGCCGGGGCGGATGAGTCCCGTCTCGTAGGCGAGCACCACGGCCTGCACCCGGTCGCGCAGCTCGAGTTTGGCCAGGATACGGCCGATGTGAGTCTTGACGGTGGCTTCGGAGAGGTAGAGGCGTTCGGCGATCTCGCCGTTGGACAGTCCACGCGCCATGTTGACCAGCACTTCGCGCTCGCGCCCGGTCAGCGACTCCAGCACGGAGTCGTCACGCAGCTTCGCCTCGCCCGTCCCGATGAAACGATCGAGCAGCCTGCGCGTCACGCTCGGCGATACGACCGCGTCGCCCTCATCCACCGAGCGCACCGCGGAGACCAGATCCGCCGGAGGCGTGTCCTTGAGCAGGAACCCGCTCGCCCCGGCACGCAGCGCGGACAGCGCGTAGTCGTCCAGGTCGAAGGTGGTCATCACGAGCACCTTGGCGAGCTCCTCGCCCACGATGAGCTCGGTGGCACGCACGCCGTCCATGCCGGGCATGCGGACGTCCATGAGCACCACGTCGGGAGCGAGTTCGCGCGCTCGTTCGACCGCCGCGGCACCGTCGTCGGCCTCGGCCACCACCTCCACGTCCTCCTGGGCGTCCAGCACCATGCGCAGCCCCACCCGCATGAGTTCCTGGTCGTCGACGAGCACCACCCGAACCATGCGGATCAGCCTATAGCAGAATTCTCCGGCTCAGTTTCCACAGTGCCGGAGCGGCGGCGCCTCCCGCCATCGTGCCCGATCACAGGAGTGGTCGTTCGTCACTCGCCGCTACGGATGCTCCGCGATTTCGCGGGAAATCGCCGTACATCCCGCGGTGCCGCCCCCTGAGACGGCCCGAGAAATCGACGCCGCCAGCGCGGAAGCCGAACCCGAGTCAGCTCGCGGTCGCGGACTCCCCGGCCAGCAAGAGCTCTGCGCGCACCCGCCAACCGCCCTCCTCCGCCGGTCCCGCCTCCAGGCTCCCGCCGTAGATGGCCGCGCGTTCGCGCATCCCGATGACACCGTTGCCGCCCGGCACCGCCTCCGGCGCGAGCACTCCCCTTGCCCCGTTGTCGGTGACTTCGATCCGCACCCGTTCGCCGTCGTTGCGCAGCAGCACGGCGGCCGTGGCGTGCCATCCCGCGTGCTTGAGCACGTTGGTCAGCGACTCCTGCACGATGCGATAGATCCCCAGCCCCTGTCCGGTGGGGATCCGATCGAGATCACCCTCGACCCGGAACGTCACCGGCAGCCCCAGACCACGCACCCGCTCCACCAGTTCGTACACCCCGCCGACGCCGGGCTGCGGGTCGCGTCGGGCGCTGTCGTCGGCCTCGGTCCGGTTCCGCAGCACGTGCAGCAGGCTGCGCAACTCGACGAGTGCCTCCCTGCCGGTGTCCCCGATCGTGTGCAGCGCCCGCACAGCGTTGTCCGGGGCGTCGCGGACGATGTACGCCGCGCCGTCGGCATGGGTGACCATCACGTTCACCGAGTGGGCCAGCACGTCGTGCAGCTCCCTGGCGATGCGGTTGCGTTCCTCGGCCACCGCGATCCTGGCCTGCTGGTCGCGCTCGAACTCCAGCCCGCGCAGCCGGCTCTCCATCGCCTCCTGGTAGGCCCGGCGGGCCCCGAAGTACTCGCCGAGCACCCAGCAGAATCCGAGCACGAGCACCAGTTGCACGGCGAACAGCGCCCACGGGAGCGTGACACCGGGCGTCGGATAGGTCGACAGCAGCCAGACCACGAGCACCGCGCCCACGTAACCGCCCCCCGCCCTCCTGCCGACATAGGCGACGAGGGTGTAGACCATGATCAGCACTGCCAGGAAACCCGGCCGCAAGAGGGGTGGGTGCGGGCCGAACAGCTGGAAGAGCAGACCGAGCAGCACGGCACAGGCCGTCACGCCGGGCAGGTTCCGCCGGAACGCGAGTGGGAACACCAGCAGCGCGCCCGCCAGGACGCTCCAGAACCCGATCAGATGCTCAGCACCCCGGGTTATCACCACACCGGCGACCTCGGCCAACAGCAGCAATACCATGATCGAGACATCGCCCACGCTCGGATGCGCACGCATCCACAGACTGAGTCGCCGCACGTCCGCCGATGCTATGCCAGGTGAGTCGGCGATCGCCTCATTCCGGAGTCGAAATCGAGGTCATACTTGAGAGGCAGAGGGTCGACAGCGCCTCGCCCGGAAGGAGCCCGTTGACTACGCAGCGAACCCGCGGGCCGTTGTCGGACGCGGTGGCGCGACTGTGCGCCGACCTGCGCGGCAGGGTCGGCGCGGACACCGCGAACGGATTGCACGAGGTGCTGCTCCGTCTCGGGGAACCGTTGCAGCTGGCGGTGGTGGGCAGGATCAAGTCAGGCAAGTCCACGCTGGTCAACGCCCTGATCGGGCGCAACGTGGCGCCCACCGACGTCGGCGAGTGCACGCGGGTGGTGACCCGTTTCCGGTACGGCACTGTGGACCGGGTCGAGGTGATCCTGCGCGACGGTGGCAAGCGGTTTCTGCCGTTCAGCCCAGACGGGGCGATCCCGGCCGATCTGGGGGTGGAGCGGGAACGTGTCTCGCACCTGGAGGCATACCTGACCAACGAGGTGCTGCGCGACCTGACGGTGATCGACACTCCGGGGCTGGGCTCGACCGACGACTCCTCGGTCGCACGCACCGAGGCTGTGCTGGGCGATTCCGGAACAGCGGAGCCGGGGACGGCGGAGCCGGAAGAACGTGCCGAATCACTGGACCCGGTGTCGCGGAGCGCGGTTGCGGGGGCGGAGGCCGTGCTCTACGTCGTCACGCAGTCGGTGCGGGCCGACGACCAGCGGGCGCTGAGCTCGTTCGGCGCCGCGACCGGCAACCGCCCGGCGGGACCGGCGAACGCGTTGGCCGTGCTGAACAAGGCGGACACGGTGGAGCCGGAGTCGGTGCGCGACAGCGACGGCAGCGTTTGGCACGCGGCGAGCCTACTGGCGGAGAGGCAGGCCCGGCAGCTCGGACCGCGGGTGACCGACGTGCTCCCGGTGGTCGGGTTGCTCGCGGAGACCGCCGAGACGGGGAGGTTCACCGCTTCCGACGCCGAGGCGCTGCATCGGTTGGCCGGGCTGGACGAGGCGACCAGGGAAACCCTGTTGATCTCCGCGGATCTGTTCACCGGGTGGGAGTGCGACGTGCCGACGGGCACTCGGGCCCGCCTGCTGGAGCTGCTCGATCTTTACGGAATCGGATGTGCCCTGGAGGCCATAGCCGCAGACCCGAACATCACGGCGGGCGGACTGCGCCGGGTGCTGCACGAGTCCTCCGGCCTGTCCGAGGTCTCACGCGGTTTGAACACGGTCTTCCGCGCCCGGGCGGACGGCATCAAGGCGGCGGCGGGACTGTCGTCGATGACGGCGGTGGCGCAGCGGAGTAATGACCCGGCGGAACGCGGGCGGATCCAGGACGGGATCGAAGCCCTGCTGGCCCGGCCCGACGCGCACCAGCTGCGGCTGCTGGAGGTGCTGACGTTGATCTCCTCGGGTGAGGTCACGCTGCCGAGCGATCTGCTCGACGAGGTGCTGCGGCTGGGAGCCTCGAACAACCCGTCCGAGCGACTGGGGATGCTCGGGGGAAACCCGGACCGGATGATCGAGTACGCGATGGAGCGCGCCAACTGGTGGCGCTCGTTCGCGTCGCTGGGCTCCACCCCGGCGCAGAGCCGGGTGGCTCACGTGGTGCACCGTGCCTACTTCCTGCTGTGGCAGCAGCTGCGCAGCGGGACACGCGGGTGACCGGACTCTTCGGACGCGTCGAGCAGTGCTCGGTTGCCCGCCGAGCCTTCCCGCCCGTGCCGCGAGGTCGGCGCGCCCTTGCAGACCAACGGAGCGTGGGAATTCCTCACGCGGGTGGAACCGAACGCCTCGCCGCCGCGTCCAATACGGCGGCAGCAGGGGCTTGATACCGCGTCCCTCGGCCGAGACCTGGGGTTGGGCAAGCCGCAACGGAGTTCGGAAACACTGATGGCCACTTTGAGCAACGAATCGCTCGTCGACCCGCTGGACCAGGCACTGGCGGAACGGGAAAAGCTGATCGAACTGTGCATGTACGCCTTCGACCGGACGCGCAGCGCGGGCGTCACCGAACGGCTGACGGAGGGCATGAGCACTGTCGGGGTAACCGCGTTACGTCCCGACGGAGAACGGTTCGACCCGACCAGGCACGAGGCGGGGGGCACGGTCGCCACCGGCGACCACTCGCTGGACGGTGTCATCGCGGAGACCGAGGTTCTCGGGTTCTCCGATCGGGGACATATGCTGCGGGCGCCCGTCGTGGTGGTCTACCGATCGAACCACGAGAGTTCCGGTGCGGAACCGACGACCTCCGGCGAGTCCGGCGCGTCATGACCACGAACTCTCCGATCTCGAACCTGCCGGGCGCCGACGCGGCGGCGGCCTCGCAACTGCCCACCCAGGTGAAGCAGACCCGGGAGAACCTGACCGCGCTGGTGCGGGAGGTCGACACCGAGGCTGCCGAGTGGATCGAGCGCATCAGGAACTCGCGCACGGCCGTTCCGGGTGTGGTGGCGGTCGGCGAGACGAATCGGGGAAAGAGCTCACTGGTCAACGCCCTGCTGGACAGCCAGGATCTGTCCCCTGTGGATGCCGATGTGGCCACGTCCACCTACCTGTGGTTCCAGCACGGCACCGAGTGGGCCGGTTACGCGTGCTACCCCGGCGAACAGGAACCGGTACGGTTCGACATCGACGAGCTGGGCGCCTGGTCCTCGGGAGCGGGCGAACTCCCGGCAGGTGAGCTGCCACCGAGATACATCAGGGTCGACGCTCCGCTGGAACCACTGCGAGAACTCACGCTGGTGGACACACCGGGAGTGGGCGGCCTGCAGGCGGTGCACGGCGAGCTGGCGGCCGAAGCCGCCGCTTCCGCGACCGCGCTGCTGTTCGTGGCGGACGCCTCGGCTCCGTTCAGTCGCGGCGAGCTGGACTTCCTGCACAGCGTGAGCAACCGCGTGGAAACCGTGCTGTTCGCGCTGACCAAGACGGATCGGCACCGGGGCTGGCGCAGGGTGCTGGAGGAGAACCGGCAGCTGCTGGCCACGCACGCCCCGCGATTCGCCGAAGTACCGATATATCCGGTTTCGGCCCGGATGGCCGAACTCGCCGCACGCTCCTCCGAGCCGGAGAGCACGGCGATGTTGCGGGAACGCTCCGGTGTGGACGAGCTGCGTTCCGCGCTGCGGCAACTGGTCGCCGGCCACTCCGCCATGCTCGGCGAGGCCAACACCATGCGTGGGATATCCACGGTGCTCACCGAAATCGTCTCCGGCCTGGAGAACGAGAAACGGGCGCTCACCGCCGGGGAGAAGGAGGTGGAGTCGCTGCGCGCCAGGCGGGAGGAGCTCGCGACGGCGCGCCGGTCGTCCACCCGGGGTTGGCAGGTCAAACTGCGCGGGCGAATTCAGCGCACCCGCGTGGAGACCAGTCACGAGGTCACCGACCGGGTGCGCGAGGTGCAGAGCTGGTTCCGCCGCGAGATCGAGACCGCCGACCAGGACAAGCTGGCCCTGCTGCCCGGACAGGTGGACTCGGCGCTGCAGCTGGTCTCGACGCGGGTGTCCACCCTGCTCTCGGGCCGCCTGGACAAGGTGGCCCGAGATTCGCTGGCCGAACTGTTCGGCGAGGCGGAGCTGAACGTGATCCGTGCCCAGTTCGCACGCGGTAGCCGCTCCCCGGTGGCGCTGCGCCCGCCGGAGAGCAGGCCACCCACCGCCGAGGACAAACTGCTGGTTTTCATGGGCGTTTCCGGCGGGCTGGGAGTCGGCCGCGCCGCGGCGATGCCGTTGGCCGGTATCGGGGTCGGAGCGCTGAATCCCGTGGTGCTGCCGGTGACGATCGTGCTGGGGCTCGGGGCCGGCTGGTGGATGGCCCGCACCCGCAAGCACGCGGCCGACAAACAGCACATGAAGCAGTGGCTCAGCGACGCGATCTCCGAAGCGCGCTCAGCACTGGACCAACTGGTCTCCGAGCAGCTCATCGAGGCGGAACAGCAGTTGTCGCTCGCGCTCGACGAGGCACTGAGCAAGCGGATGGAGTCGATCGAGGGCGAGCTCCGCGAGATCGACCAGGCGCTGAAACTGGACTCGGCGGAACGCAACCGGCAGTTGCAGCTGGTCAACCGCAGGTTGGAGGAGGCGGTTTCCGGCAGGAACAACGTGGAGCGGTTGCTGGAACGGATACGCGGGCTGCGCGACCGCTCCGGGTGACCGGAATTTCGCGGTCGCTGTGGCAGGGGCTCTCTCAGCGGAACCTCCGGCACGGCTCTCGCTGCGGGTGCCCCGACATCGAGTAGTTACTACGCCACGTCGGGGCCGTCCTCGCGAGAGCCGCACCGGAGAACCCGCGGCGGTGCCGACGGCGAGGGTGGTCGGGGTTCGGCCTGCGTCGAAGTAGCACGGCGATTTCGCGAGAAATCGACGAACGCCCGCCGCGCCTCCCCAACTGCGCGGCGATTTCGCGGGAAATCGAGGCTGCCGGGACGGCGGTTCGAGGACGGCCGAACGGCCACAGGGGACCCGGTTCACGGCTCCTCTTCCCACACTCTGGGAGTGCAACCGGCCGTGTCGGGTATTCCCTTCCGGTCATTCACTGCCGCCCCGCCCCGCGAGAACGACACCGCCACTCGCCCGATAGTCCGACGTGAACGGACTCACGCCACAGCGAGCGCGATATAGGTTAGCCTAAGTTCACAGAAAATTAGGCTAACCTAATTCCACACGGTCGCGACGCGCCGGACACGGTGGCTGACCTCGCAACGAGGAACTCGAAGCCGCGATGCGGCGCACGACCCCGGCAGGCCATCCGGCACCGCACACCCAGCACCGAGGAGGACGGTTCGTGAGTTTCCTCGTACCACCGGCCGAGCAGACCGCTGCGACATCGGCACAGTCCGTCGACCCCAAGTCGTACCTGCTGGACGAACACAACACCGAGCAGTACCGCGATTCGGTGACCGAAGGGGTGCAGCGGGTGATCGGCGAACTCCTGGACCCGGGCCACCAGCCCACCACCGGAGTCACCCCCGATCAGCTCGGACCGGTCATCGGCGGAATCGACCTGGACGAACCGTTGCCGGACACCAAGAGCGCGCTCGACGAGCTGGAACGGGTCTACCTGCGGGATGCCGTCTACTTCCAGCACCCGCGCTACCTGGCCCACCTCAACTGCCCGATCGTCATTCCCGCCCTGCTCGGCGAAGCGATCGGCTCGGCGATCAACTCCTCACTGGACACCTGGGACCAGAGCACCGGCGGCACGCTCATCGAGCGGCGACTGATCGACTGGACCACGGCCCGCATCGGCTTCGGTCCGACCGCGGACGGGATATTCACCAGCGGCGGCACCCAGTCCAACCTGCAAGGACTCTTCGTCGCCCGAGAACAGGCGCTGCAACGGCACGCGGCGGAGAACGGAACCGGGGATCCGGAGACCGACCGCGTCGAACAGCTGTCGCGACTGCGCGTCCTCACCTCGGCCGACAGCCACTTCAGTGTCGTCAAAGCGGCGAAACTGCTGGGCATGGGCGCTGATTCGGTGCTGACCGTTCCCACCGACGAGCACCGGCGCATGCGGACCGACGAGCTGCACGAGCGGCTGCGGAGCTGCCACGAGGCGGGACTGACCACGATGGCCGTGGTGGCCACGGCGGGCACCACCGACTTCGGCAGCATCGACCCGCTCTCCGAGATCGCGGCGCTGTGCGAGCGGTTCGAGGTGTGGCTGCACGTGGACGCGGCATACGGCTGCGGCCTGCTGGTCTCCCGGGAGAGCGCCCGACTGGACGGGATCGAGCGCGCCGACTCGGTGATCGTGGACTACCACAAGTCGTTCTTCCAACCGGTGAGTTCCAGCGCGGTACTAGTGCGGGACGGATCAGTGCTGCGGCACGCCACCTACCACGCGGACTACCTGAACCCGGAGCGCCACGTGGCCGAGCGGGTCCCGAACCAGGTGGACAAGAGCATCCAGACCACCAGGCGGTTCGACGCGCTCAAACTGTGGCTGACCCTGCGGATCATGGGCCCGGACGCGCTCGGGCGGCTCTTCGACGACGTGCTGGACCTGGCCGAACGTACCTGGGAGATGCTGCGGGCCGATCCGCGCTTCGAAGTGGTCAACCGCCCCGAGCTGAGCGCCCTGGTGTTCCGCTACGTGCCCGCCGCGGACGCGGACGGACAGCTCTGCGACCGGGTCAACCTGCACGCGCGCGACGCGCTGTACCGCTCGGGCGCCGCGATGGTGGCCGAGACGGTCGTCGACGGGAACACCTACCTGAAGTTCACCCTGCTCAACCCGCGCACCACGCTGCGGGACATCGCCGAGGTGTGCGAGCTCATCGTCGAACACGGCAACCGGTACCTGACCGGTACGCCCGAGGCGGAGCCCGAACGCCGTGCGAGCTGACCGAGACTTCCGAAGGGAAAACTCCATGTCCCCCACTTACGACTTCGTAGCCGTCGGGGTCGGTCCGTTCAACCTCGGTCTGGCCTGCCTGACCGAGCCCATCGCGGAACTCGACGGGCTCTTCCTGGACGAGAAACCGGACTTCGAATGGCACGGCGGGATGATGCTGCGGGACACCACCCTGCAGACGCCGTTCCTCGCAGACCTGGTGAGCCTGGCCGATCCGACCTCTCCGCTGTCCTTCCTGAACTACCTCAAGGAGGTCGGCAGGCTCTACTCGTTCTACATCCGGGCGGACTGGTTCCCGCCCCGCGTGGAGTACAACGAGTACTGCCGCTGGGCGGCGCGCAAGCTCGACAGCGTCCGGTTCGGCCACCGGGTAGACCGCATCGACCACGACCCGAGCGAGGACGTCTACCTGGTGCACGCCACCGAGGTCGCGACCGGACGCACCGAGACGCACCGGGCGCGCAGGCTGGTGCTGGGCACCGGAACCCCGCCCCACGTCCCCGAACCGTGCCGCGACCTGGACGGCGACGCGATACACGCGTCGCGGTACCTGCACAACCGCGACTCGCTGGTCCGCAAGCAGAGCATCACGATCGTCGGAAGCGGGCAGAGCGCCGCGGAGATATACCGGGATCTGCTCGGTGAGATCGACGAGCACGGCTACACCCTCAACTGGGTGACCCGCTCGGCCAGGTTCTTCCCGCTGGAGTACACCAAGCTGACCCTGGAGATGACCTCGCCGGAGTACGTCGACTACTTCTACTCGCTGCCGGACAGCACCCGGGAATCACTGCTCGCGCAGCAGCACGGCCTCTACAAGGGCATCAGCGCGGAACTGGTCGACGAGATCTTCGACCTGCTCTACCTGAAGCGGGTGGCCGGACCGTGCCCGACCAGGCTGCTGACCAACACCGAGGTGACCTCGGCCGAACACCACCCGGCGGACGGCGGCTACACGCTGGGACTGCGGCAGTGGGAGCAGCAGGAGGACTTCACCCTGCACACCGACGGGCTCGTGCTCGCCACCGGATACCGGTACCGCACACCCGATTTCCTGCGGCCGATCACCCACCGGATCAGCTGGGACGAGTCGGGCAGGTTCGACGTCGGCCGCGGCTACGGCGTGGACCCGACCGGCGAGGAGATCTACGTGCAGAACGCCGAGCTGCACACGCACGGCTTCGTCACCCCCGACCTCGGGATGGCCGCGTACCGGAACTCGCGCATCATCCAGGGGATGCTCGGCGAGGAGTACTACCCGGTCGAGCGTTCCATCGCCTTCCAGGACTTCGGCGCTCCCGGCGACCTCGGACCGGCCCGGACCGAACCGGCACGAGAGGAGTCGGCGGCATGACCGAGATCGTGTTCGAACGCACGGACGAGCGGCTGGGCGAGTTCGCCGTGCGCCCGGTATCGGCCGATGAGGACACCCAGCTGTTGCACGGCTGGCTCACCCACCCGAAGTCGGCCTTCTGGCTGATGCTCGACGCCGAGCCGGCCGACGTGCGGCAGCAGTTCCGCACCATCGAGGCTACCCCGGGCAACGACGCGTTCGTCGGCCTGCACAACGGGATTCCCTCCTTCCTGATCGAGCGGTACGACCCGGCCCGTTCGGAACTGGCGGAGCTGTATCCCGTGCGGCCGGGCGACGTGGGGATGCACTTCCTCGCCGCGCCCACCGGCATGCCGGTGCACGGCTTCACCCGCGCCGTGCTGACCACGGTGATGGACATGCTGTTCACCGACCCCGCGACCGGGCGGGTGGTCGTGGAACCCGACG
This portion of the Actinopolyspora lacussalsi genome encodes:
- a CDS encoding RimJ/RimL family protein N-acetyltransferase (product_source=COG1670; cath_funfam=3.40.630.30; cog=COG1670; pfam=PF13523; smart=SM01006; superfamily=55729); translated protein: MTEIVFERTDERLGEFAVRPVSADEDTQLLHGWLTHPKSAFWLMLDAEPADVRQQFRTIEATPGNDAFVGLHNGIPSFLIERYDPARSELAELYPVRPGDVGMHFLAAPTGMPVHGFTRAVLTTVMDMLFTDPATGRVVVEPDVNNTSVHALNAEVGFEVVDTVSLPEKKALLSICTRADYLASRTAGSTEGEVSR
- a CDS encoding L-2,4-diaminobutyrate decarboxylase (product_source=KO:K13745; cath_funfam=3.40.640.10,3.90.1150.10; cog=COG0076; ko=KO:K13745; pfam=PF00282; superfamily=53383); the encoded protein is MSFLVPPAEQTAATSAQSVDPKSYLLDEHNTEQYRDSVTEGVQRVIGELLDPGHQPTTGVTPDQLGPVIGGIDLDEPLPDTKSALDELERVYLRDAVYFQHPRYLAHLNCPIVIPALLGEAIGSAINSSLDTWDQSTGGTLIERRLIDWTTARIGFGPTADGIFTSGGTQSNLQGLFVAREQALQRHAAENGTGDPETDRVEQLSRLRVLTSADSHFSVVKAAKLLGMGADSVLTVPTDEHRRMRTDELHERLRSCHEAGLTTMAVVATAGTTDFGSIDPLSEIAALCERFEVWLHVDAAYGCGLLVSRESARLDGIERADSVIVDYHKSFFQPVSSSAVLVRDGSVLRHATYHADYLNPERHVAERVPNQVDKSIQTTRRFDALKLWLTLRIMGPDALGRLFDDVLDLAERTWEMLRADPRFEVVNRPELSALVFRYVPAADADGQLCDRVNLHARDALYRSGAAMVAETVVDGNTYLKFTLLNPRTTLRDIAEVCELIVEHGNRYLTGTPEAEPERRAS
- a CDS encoding lysine N6-hydroxylase (product_source=KO:K03897; cath_funfam=3.50.50.60; cog=COG3486; ko=KO:K03897; pfam=PF13434; superfamily=51905) — encoded protein: MSPTYDFVAVGVGPFNLGLACLTEPIAELDGLFLDEKPDFEWHGGMMLRDTTLQTPFLADLVSLADPTSPLSFLNYLKEVGRLYSFYIRADWFPPRVEYNEYCRWAARKLDSVRFGHRVDRIDHDPSEDVYLVHATEVATGRTETHRARRLVLGTGTPPHVPEPCRDLDGDAIHASRYLHNRDSLVRKQSITIVGSGQSAAEIYRDLLGEIDEHGYTLNWVTRSARFFPLEYTKLTLEMTSPEYVDYFYSLPDSTRESLLAQQHGLYKGISAELVDEIFDLLYLKRVAGPCPTRLLTNTEVTSAEHHPADGGYTLGLRQWEQQEDFTLHTDGLVLATGYRYRTPDFLRPITHRISWDESGRFDVGRGYGVDPTGEEIYVQNAELHTHGFVTPDLGMAAYRNSRIIQGMLGEEYYPVERSIAFQDFGAPGDLGPARTEPAREESAA
- a CDS encoding hypothetical protein (product_source=Hypo-rule applied; cath_funfam=3.40.50.300; pfam=PF00350; superfamily=52540; transmembrane_helix_parts=Outside_1_489,TMhelix_490_512,Inside_513_626) codes for the protein MTTNSPISNLPGADAAAASQLPTQVKQTRENLTALVREVDTEAAEWIERIRNSRTAVPGVVAVGETNRGKSSLVNALLDSQDLSPVDADVATSTYLWFQHGTEWAGYACYPGEQEPVRFDIDELGAWSSGAGELPAGELPPRYIRVDAPLEPLRELTLVDTPGVGGLQAVHGELAAEAAASATALLFVADASAPFSRGELDFLHSVSNRVETVLFALTKTDRHRGWRRVLEENRQLLATHAPRFAEVPIYPVSARMAELAARSSEPESTAMLRERSGVDELRSALRQLVAGHSAMLGEANTMRGISTVLTEIVSGLENEKRALTAGEKEVESLRARREELATARRSSTRGWQVKLRGRIQRTRVETSHEVTDRVREVQSWFRREIETADQDKLALLPGQVDSALQLVSTRVSTLLSGRLDKVARDSLAELFGEAELNVIRAQFARGSRSPVALRPPESRPPTAEDKLLVFMGVSGGLGVGRAAAMPLAGIGVGALNPVVLPVTIVLGLGAGWWMARTRKHAADKQHMKQWLSDAISEARSALDQLVSEQLIEAEQQLSLALDEALSKRMESIEGELREIDQALKLDSAERNRQLQLVNRRLEEAVSGRNNVERLLERIRGLRDRSG